In Gammaproteobacteria bacterium, the genomic stretch GGCATTGCAAACATCATTCCCCCGCCCCCGCCAAACGCCCCTCGTGCAGCGTGATAACGCGGTGGCCCAAACCGCCTATCAGCGCGAGGTCGTGGCTGGCCACCAGCGTTGTCGTGCCGGCGCGGTTGAATTCGCTGAACAGTTTCATGATCTCGCGCGACAACTCCGGGTCGAGGTTGCCGGTCGGTTCGTCGGCCAGCAGGATCAGCGGGCGGTTGACGATGGCGCGCGCGATGCCGACGCGCTGCTGCTGGCCCGCCGACAGCGCCGCCGGGTTCAGCGCCTCTTTGCCCAGCAGGCCGACCTTGTCCAGCGCCGCGCGCACGCGCTTGCCGGCCTCAACGCGCCCGGCGCCGCCGATGCGCAGCGGCAGCGCGACATTTTCAAACACCGGGCGGTCAAACAGCAGGCGGTGGTTCTGAAACACAAAGCCGATGCGGCGGCGCAGATACGGAATCTGCGCGCGCGCAAGGCGCGTGATGTCCCTGCCGTTGACAAACACCTGGCCGAAGTCGGGGCGCTCAATGGCGGCAATCAGGCGCAGCAGCGTGCTTTTGCCGGCGCCGGAATGCCCGGTTACGAAGGCCATCTCGCCGTCGCCTATTTCCAGGTCAATCTCCGCCAGCGCGGTCTCGCCGCGAAAACGCTTGACCACCTTGTGCAGTTGTATCATTCGGGCGCCGCCGTGCCTGCCGCAGTGCTTGCTGTTGCATTTTCCGCGCCCGCCGTGTCAAGGCCGAGCATGGCGCTTGCGTATTCGCGCGCGTTGAACGGGCGCAAGTCTTCCGCCGCCTCGCCGACGCCGATGAAGCGAATCGGAATGCCGAGTTCGGCGGCCATCGCCACCAGCACGCCGCCCTTCGCGGTGCCGTCGAGTTTGGTCGCGACAATGCCGGTTACGCCGAGCGCGTCGTGGAAGGCGCGGGTTTGCGCCAGCGCGTTCTGGCCGGTGCCGGCGTCCACCACCAGCAGCACCTCGTGCGGCGCGGCGGCGTCCTGGCGCGCCATCGCGCGCTTGACCTTTTTCAGTTCCTCCATCAGGTTGCGGTCGGTGTGCAGCCGCCCGGCGGTGTCGGCCAGCAGGATGTCGGCGCCTTTGGCGCGCGCCGACGCCAGCGCATCAAAGATGACGGCGGCGCTGTCGGCGCCCGACTCTTGCGAGACGACGGCGATGTCGCAGCGCCGCCCCCACGCCTCCATCTGCTCGATCGCCGCCGCGCGGAAGGTGTCGCCGGCGGCGAACATCACCGAGCGCCCGCCCGCCTTGTAATAACGCCCGAGTTTGCCGATGGTGGTGGTCTTGCCGACGCCGTTGACGCCGACAACCAGAATCGCAAACGGCTTGCCCGCGCCCGCCGCCGGCACCGCGCCGCCGTTCGGCAACTGGCACGGCGCCAGCACGGCGGCGATTTCATCGCGCAGCAGTTCCAGCAGCGCGGCCAGGTCGCGCGCGCCGCCGCGCCCGGCGCAACTCTTCAGTTTGTCCATGATGGCCAGACTGGTGGCGGCGCCGACATCGGCGCCGAGCAGCCGCGTTTCCAGTTCGTCAAAGAAGCGCGCGCCGTTCGCGCCGCCGTCGCCGAGCAGGCCGCCGAGGCCGCCGGTGAGCCGGTCGCTGGTGCGGGTGAGTTGCTGTTTCAGGTGTTTCAGCCACATGGTTTTTTCCCGTTGTATTGCCGCGCTGTGCCGCCGCGCCGCACACGCGCAGTGTAACCGGGAATTATATCTGTAATATGGTATATTGAAGGCGGCGGGCTGTTTCCCATAACTTTACCCGTAGCAACCAACTTGGAGGTCTTCAATATGCTGGCTGAAAGCGTCTGGATTCTGACACTGGTGAGTCTGGTTCTGTTGTCGGCGGTGTTTGTGTTCGTGATTGCGAACTCCGGCGACGAGCGGGACTATTCCGAGGTGCAGAAAAAGTGGTACGCCATTCGTTCCAAATGGCTGCTGTTTCTTTTTGTGGTCGGCGTCATCGTAACCTGGGCGACGCTGTCGCCTTTCCCGATCACCGACCAGCACGCCGCCGCGGACGAGAACACGACGGTGGTGAAGGTGGTCGCCCGCCAGTGGCACTGGGAGATAGACAACACCGAATACAACGCCGGCGACACCGTTGAATTTCATGTGACTTCCGGCGATGTCAACCACGGCTTTGCCATCTACGACGGCGAAGACCGCCTGCTGACGCAGACCCAGGCGATGCCCGACTATGTGAACAAGGTGCGCCACACCTTCAACCAACCCGGCACCTACAGGGTGCTGTGCATGGAATACTGCGGCCTCGCGCACCACGCGATGCTCGCCGAACTGACCGTCCGGTAACCAACCGTTTGCAAGGGGGAACCCATCATGTCCGAAGCAATCCAATACGACGCCGCCGAAAACCGCACCGGTTTGACCGGCGTCAAGGCATACCTGCTGACCAGCCTGCTGGTCTTTGCGCTGATGATGCTCGCGGGCGTCGTGCTGCGCGCGGCGCAGGGCGCAACTATCAACATTCCGCCTGATGTCTTTTACCAGATCATGACGCTGCACGGCGCCGGCATGGTCGGCGTCGCGGGCTTTGCGGGCGCCGCCGTGCTGTGGTATTTCCTGCGCCAGTATGTGCGGCTGAACGGCAAGGTGCTGTGGCTGAATTACTTCATCTTCCTGTCCGGCGTGGTGCTGATACTCGCCTCCATCCTGATTGGCGGCTTTGCCGGCGCGTGGACGTTTCTGTACCCGCTGCCGGCGCAGTCCATGGGGCTGTGGTCGCCGGCGGCGGCGACGGCCTACATGCTCGGCCTGCTGGTGATAGGCACCGGCTTTCTGCTGCTGTACCTGGACATCGGCATCGCGCTGATCAAGCGCTACGGCGGCCTCGGGCGCGCGCTGGGCGTGCCGATGATGTTCGGCGCCAAGGTGGACCCGTCGCACCCGACCACGGTGGTGGCCGGCACGATGGTGCTGATAGTGAACTTCACCGGCATCGCCGCCGGCGCCGTCGTGCTGGTGTTGTGCCTGTTCAACCTGTGGCAGCCCGCGTTCAAACTGGACCCGCTGCTGATCAAGAACCTGATTTATTTCTTCGGCCATGTGTTCATCAACGCGACGATTTACTCCGGCGTGGTGGCGGTGTACGAGTTGCTGCCGAAATACACCGGGCGGCCCTGGAATGTGTCAAAGCCGTTTCTGTACGCATGGGGCGCGGCGACGCTGATGGTGCTGGCGGTGTACCCGCACCACCTGCTGATGGACTTTGTGATGCCGCCGTGGATGCTGGTGATGGGGCAGGTGCTTTCGTATCTGAGCGGCATTCCGGTGCTGGCGATTACCGCCTACGGCGCGCTGACGATAGTCTATCGGTCGGGCATCCGCTGGGATGTGGCGAGCGCGTGCATGCTGATTGCGATGTTCGGCTGGGCCGGCGGCGTGATTCCGGCGGTGATTGATGGCACGCTGATGGTCAACAAGGTGATGCACAACACGATGTGGGTGCCCGGCCACTTTCATTTCTACCTGCTGCTGGGGCTGCTGCCGATGGTTATCGGCGTTTGCTATTACCTGTCCAACAACCGCGAGAACGGCGGCAAGCCGCTGGTGGACACGGCGGCGTTGGCGATTTATTTCTTCGGCGGGATGGGGCTGATACTGGCGTTTCTGGCGGGCGGCGCCGACAGCGTGCCGCGCCGCTGGGCCGAGCATTTTGAGAGTTGGCGTTTTCTGGGGCAACTGAGCGCCATCGCCGGCGGCCTGACGCTGGCCGGCTTTCTGGTCATCACGCTGCGTAATCTGGTGAAACTGCCGCAGGCCGATATTGCTTGACGCTGGCGGGTGGTGTGTGCGCTGCCTGGTTTTGCCGTTGTCGCTGCGGCTTGCCTTGCCTGACGGCGGCGGATGATGTGCACGCTGATTAGTTCTGCCGCCGCTGTCGCCGCAGCCCGCCCTGCCTGACGGCGGCGGCGGACGATGCGTACACTGTTCAGTTCCGTCGCTGTCGCTGCGGCCTGCTTTGCGGCAATCTGGGCGCAGACGGACGGCTTTGAGGCGTTCACTTCCGAGAGCAAGCGCAGGCTCAGCATCAGCCAGCAGCCGCGGCCTGTTGTCGCGGTGGAATTTCAGACGCAGCGCAGCGAGACGCTCGGCTGGGACGCCTTTCGCGGGCAATATGTGATTGCCGACTTCATCTACACGCGCTGCGGCAGCGTGTGCCACGCGCTGGGGCTTGAGTTTTCGCAAATCCAGAAACAGGCGGCGGACCTGATTGACGGCGGGCGGCTGCATCTGCTGAGCGTCAGTTTCGACGCCGCCAACGACACGCCCGCGCAACTGGACGGCTACCTCGCGCGTTTCGGCGGCGACCCGCGCTCATGGACGGCGGCGCGCGTGACCGACGCGCACGGCGAACGGCAACTGTTTGATCAGTTCGGCATCGTCGTGCTGCCGGACGGCGCCGGCGGCTACGCCCACAACGCCGCACTGCATTTGATTTCGCCCGACGGTGAGTTGATGCAGGTGGTGGATTACGGAGAGTCGGGCGAGTTGATAGCGCGGCTGAGGAAGGTTGCCGGATGAATAGGCGTGCACGCCTGGCCGCATTGCTGGTTGGCTGGATCGTGGTGTCGGCAACGCCGGTTGCGGCTTGGCTTGAATCCTCAATGCTGTTGCATGTTCTTGTGCAATTGCCGTTGCTGGCGTGCGCGGGATGGCTTGGCGGCGCGCTGCTGCCGCTGCCGTGGGTGGAATGGCTGAACCGCTATAACCGCCGCGGCGTGACCGGCGTTGTCCTCGTCAGCGGCGTCGCTTTTTTCTGGATGCTGCCGAGCGCGCTCGATGCATCGCTCGACAGCGGCCTTTTTGCCGCGGCCAAGGCGGTCTCCATCACGCTGCTAATCGGCACGGCGCTGTTCGTCACATCAAGAGTGTGGCATCCGCTGCTGAAGGGATTGTTTTTGCTGGAAGCATGGGCAATGCTCGCCCGCCTCGGCTATGTCTATGCCATCTCGCCCGACCGCCTCTGCACCAACTACCTGTTCGGCGAACAACAACTCCTCGGCGAAGCCCTGCTGTGGCTCGCCGGCGCCTGGGCCGTCCTCTGGACCACCCGCATCATGGCCGGCCCCAACTGGCCAAGCCTGAAAACAACGGGCGAGTAGCCGCGCCAAGCGGGGGGGGCGGCAATTGGCGGGCGCGGTCAAGTATAATTCCTGCTGAAACCATGAAACC encodes the following:
- a CDS encoding SCO family protein; this translates as MRTLFSSVAVAAACFAAIWAQTDGFEAFTSESKRRLSISQQPRPVVAVEFQTQRSETLGWDAFRGQYVIADFIYTRCGSVCHALGLEFSQIQKQAADLIDGGRLHLLSVSFDAANDTPAQLDGYLARFGGDPRSWTAARVTDAHGERQLFDQFGIVVLPDGAGGYAHNAALHLISPDGELMQVVDYGESGELIARLRKVAG
- a CDS encoding ATP-binding cassette domain-containing protein translates to MIQLHKVVKRFRGETALAEIDLEIGDGEMAFVTGHSGAGKSTLLRLIAAIERPDFGQVFVNGRDITRLARAQIPYLRRRIGFVFQNHRLLFDRPVFENVALPLRIGGAGRVEAGKRVRAALDKVGLLGKEALNPAALSAGQQQRVGIARAIVNRPLILLADEPTGNLDPELSREIMKLFSEFNRAGTTTLVASHDLALIGGLGHRVITLHEGRLAGAGE
- the ftsY gene encoding signal recognition particle-docking protein FtsY, whose amino-acid sequence is MWLKHLKQQLTRTSDRLTGGLGGLLGDGGANGARFFDELETRLLGADVGAATSLAIMDKLKSCAGRGGARDLAALLELLRDEIAAVLAPCQLPNGGAVPAAGAGKPFAILVVGVNGVGKTTTIGKLGRYYKAGGRSVMFAAGDTFRAAAIEQMEAWGRRCDIAVVSQESGADSAAVIFDALASARAKGADILLADTAGRLHTDRNLMEELKKVKRAMARQDAAAPHEVLLVVDAGTGQNALAQTRAFHDALGVTGIVATKLDGTAKGGVLVAMAAELGIPIRFIGVGEAAEDLRPFNAREYASAMLGLDTAGAENATASTAAGTAAPE
- a CDS encoding cbb3-type cytochrome c oxidase subunit I; this translates as MSEAIQYDAAENRTGLTGVKAYLLTSLLVFALMMLAGVVLRAAQGATINIPPDVFYQIMTLHGAGMVGVAGFAGAAVLWYFLRQYVRLNGKVLWLNYFIFLSGVVLILASILIGGFAGAWTFLYPLPAQSMGLWSPAAATAYMLGLLVIGTGFLLLYLDIGIALIKRYGGLGRALGVPMMFGAKVDPSHPTTVVAGTMVLIVNFTGIAAGAVVLVLCLFNLWQPAFKLDPLLIKNLIYFFGHVFINATIYSGVVAVYELLPKYTGRPWNVSKPFLYAWGAATLMVLAVYPHHLLMDFVMPPWMLVMGQVLSYLSGIPVLAITAYGALTIVYRSGIRWDVASACMLIAMFGWAGGVIPAVIDGTLMVNKVMHNTMWVPGHFHFYLLLGLLPMVIGVCYYLSNNRENGGKPLVDTAALAIYFFGGMGLILAFLAGGADSVPRRWAEHFESWRFLGQLSAIAGGLTLAGFLVITLRNLVKLPQADIA